The DNA segment CTCAGTAGCCAACCCTCCGGGCTGCTTGTGAAATACCCACCATGGGCCTCGAGTGATAGTGCAGCGCCTGGAGATTAGCTCGTTAACTTCCGCTGAACCCTGCTCCAGTTGAATGATGGGCATTTCCTGCTGGGGCCACGTAGACAGGGGCACTTTGCCCGGGTATAGAAGTGCTCCCCGGGGCAACGGCTGGCGGCGTCCTTCAATCCGTGGTCGCAGTTTTCGCAGTTCCTCGCCGACCTGATTATTCTCGGCTTGAAGAGTCGTGAGATCAGGTAGTTCCAGATGCGGACGCCATCCGCCAATTTCCTGCCGCAGGAGAAGCTTCGGATTTGTGACACTCGAGAGGAACTGTTCGCGCCGTGGGGGTCGTTGGGTCGCATTTGTTGGGAGGAAGCCCCGAGAGCGGATCGAACGCGCCGAGCGTTTAGCCTGCGCCAGCCAGGTTCGTGACTCATTTTCGTTAGTCAAATCGGCAGCCAAGCGGACGAGCGTTGACTGCAATAGATATGGCGATCCTTCGTCGTCGCCTGAGAGAAGAGCTGCAGCTATATGCCCGAGCAGGCTCTGATTGGAGCAGAGTTTTTGGAATCGATCACTGTATCCACCCGTGCGGGCGGCCAGATGGGCACCGAGCACATTTGGATCGTCAAGCATCGCTGACGTCAGTACCGCACGCGCCTCAAACAGTAGCTGAGCCATCTGCCGTTGCAGGTCGGCCGGCATAATGGCATGTGTGATCGGCCAGGCAATGATGTTGAAGTTTGCAGCGAAGGCGCCCTTAGGTTCGATCCCGCCGTACTCGGCCGCAAACTGCTTGAACCACTGCTTGATCAGTTTGCGCTTACTGTCAATCTTCCATTGCGGGCCATGATCCCAGCCCGGGGTCTTCTGGGAAAATAGTGGCCAGTACTCGTCTCCGGTATAGAGGTAACCGATCTCTGCGGCATGTATTACGAAAGGCAGCCATTGAGTGTGGTGGCGAACATCCAAACCCTCTGCGACGGCACCGCGGACTGCACTCGAAAGCAAGTCGAGGTCATCATCATTGAGATCGTGCTCCAAGGCGAAGACGGGGGCCGCCGGCCGCAGCGCTTGGCGATGCTCGTGAAGCGTCCGAAAGTGGCTATCGAGGTACTCGTGTAGGTGCTTGAGGACCTCTATCGAACCGCCAGGTGTCGTCCCTGTCACGACCGGTCTCCCCTCCCCTGGGTCCCGCCTTGAACACTAGAGACAGTCTGGGGCAAGCCAACGACACTCGTGACATCGGTGGGCGAGATCGACTTCTTGGATGGCAAATGCCAGACGGCCTTCTGTGCTGCCCCTGCCTGCCGTGACTGACCTGCTTGCATGCGTGATGCCGTCATAGTGGACCGCGGATGAGTCCATGCCGGTGGGGCAGTTGGCCAGCACGTCGCTGCGGTATGCATGCACTACTTCAGATGCGCCTGCGCCGGAGACTCCCCTCGCATGTACACGACCACGGAGCTCATCGCCAAGCTCGTCAGATGGCGAACGAGGCCAGGGACGACGTCAACCGCGGTGAGAAGTTCGAGGCACCGCTGGATCGGCGCGAGCTAGCGTTCCACGATGCTGTGGCTGGCCACGGTGCCGCGTGCTCGGTGATGGGCGACGAAGGGCTGGCAACATCGGCCGCTAGCTCGTCGCCGAGGTGTGCAGCAAGCTCAAGCCCGACTGGATCGCCTGCGAACCGGTCATCGCCCGCCTCCGTCGTGCCATCAAGCGTCTCGTGATTCAGCGCAACTCCCTGCCGGACCACGAAGTTGAGGTCATCAACCTGATACCGAAGTAGACGGAGGACCTAGCCAATGAGTGGTCCGGAACCGGTGTTCGGGAGGGCTGACGTCGCCCTCGGGGGCTTCGCGGGGTCATGTCCCACCTCGTGGTGGAGCGCCAGGACGCTACGACTTCGCAGTTCAAGGCTGCGATAGGCCCGACGCTGCGTCAGGTTGCTGTCGCTGGCAGCCATGGCGGCGCGGATGCCCGCACACCGGCCCGACCCGCGTCCCGAGAGCCCGAGCGGCTACGCCACCTGACGGGATGCCGCCTTGCAGGTTCGTGTACGAATCCATACGGTTTCAATCGTGCGACTTCGTACACGAAACTGAACCAGGAGCTTGCGATGGATCATGCGAATCTGCGCGCCGCTGTCGTCGCCGCGCTGGTTGACGTCGAATCCCTCAATGTCAAGCTCACGGGACTGCTCGCGGAGCTCGATGGCACCGACACTGCTATCGATCTTGGACGCCAGGGGCTGTGGACGAAGGCGCAGGTTGCCCTTCTGTGGGGCAAGGTGAACCACCTTCCCGGAGTTCGCGCGCTGTTCGAGGCAACCGCCGAGCGTCCTGACGAAAAGGTCACCTTCACGGAGGTTCTCGAGCGTTCTGGACTTCCCGGACGCCAGCAGAGCAACGAGCATGCAGCTCTGAGCCGGATCTCAGCGCAACTGTTCAAGGAGAAGCGCTGGCCCATCGAGAACACTCAAGGCGGCTCTAACAGTGTGACTGGCAAGGCCGAGATGCTCTATTGGATGGACGGCCGTGTTGCCGAATGGTGGCGGGAAGCCACACGGTGAGGGCCCTGGTTGCTAGTGGTACCTGACGGCGGCCGAGCCTCGGTGCAGCGGTCGCGGAGTGGTTCGTCCGCAGTATCTAGGTGGGTGAGTTCACCTGGGCTGTGGGAAATGATCACATTCATCGCGGGAATCGATCTTCGTCAACGCCGAGAGGTGCCTGACCAGAGCGTTTCGTCGGTGCCCCACCAGTCCCAAGTGGGCGGCATCGCTTAGATGCCGCCCACTTCGGCGTTTCCGGGGTCCGGGGTGGGCTTGGGCCTTGGGGTGGCGCTCTGTGAGGAAGGTCTCAGGGGTGTGCGGACCGCGCCGAGGGGTGGATGCGGCCGGCGAAGACGCCGTGGATGTCCGCAAGTGGTGAGTTGTCCACAGGGTCTGACGCGTTTCGGTCACCGCATGTACCTTCGGCACGAGTTGATGTTCGAGACGCTCGTGCGGGGGCGTTCGGGGTGCGGGGGAGGCGGTCAGGGTGACCGGAGTCGCGGTGGAGCCGGCCGGGGTGCGGGCGGTGGGCAGGGTGCCGAGGCTGCGCGGGTTCGCGCAGTGGCCGCCGGCCGGGTCCGCCAAGCGTCAGGGCAAGGCGCTGCGGGCCGACGTGCCCCGCGCCGCCCACCAGGACCTCGTGGTGGACGAGGCGCGTCCGGACGCGGTGGCCGCGGTCGAGGAGTCCAACGCGGGACGCCTGCCCGAGCTGACCCCGATACGGGTGGGCCGCATGGCCGCCTCTCCCTTCGCCTTCCTGCGCGGCTCGGCCGGCCTCATGGGGTACGACCTGGCCCGCACCCCGGTGACCGGCATCGGCACCCAGCTCTGCGGCGACGCCCACGCGGCCAACTTCGGCCTGTACGGGGACGCGCGCGGCGGTCTCGTCATCGACCTCAACGACTTCGACGAGACCGTGCACGGGCCCTGGGAGTGGGACCTGAAACGGCTCGCCGCCTCCCTGGTGCTGGCCGGGCGCGAGGCCGGGGCCGGCGAGGACACCTGTCACGCGGCCGCGCGGGACGCCGTCGGGGCGTACCGGCGCACCATGCGGCTGCTGGCCAAGCTGCCCGCGCTGGACGCCTGGAACGCCATCGCGGACGAGGAACTCGTCTCCCACGCCGACGCGCACGACCTGCTCGGCACCCTGGAGCGGGTCTCGGCGAAGGCGCGGGCCAACACCAGTGGCCGCTTCGCCGCCAGGTCGACCGAGGAGTGCGCGGACGGCGGGCGCCGCTTCGTGGACGCGCCCCCGGTGCTGCGCCGTGTCCCGGACGCCGAGGCCGCCGCCGTCGCCGCCTCGCTGGAGCCGTATCTGTCGACGCTCGGCGCGGACCGGCACCCGCTGCTCGCGCGGTACGCGGTGCAGGACGTCGCCTTCCGCGTCGTCGGCACCGGCAGCGTGGGCACCCGGTCCTACGTGGTGCTGCTCCTCGACCATCGCGGTGAGCCGCTCGTCCTCCAGGTGAAGGAGGCCCGGCCCTCGGCGCTCGCCCCGCACCTGGCCACCGCGGGCTTCCCGGTGCCGCCCGCCGAGCACGAGGGGCGGCGCGTGGTCCTCGGGCAGAAGCGGATGCAGGTGGTCAGCGACATATTGCTGGGCTGGACCACGGTCGACGAACGCGGCTTCCAGGTACGGCAGTTCCGCAACCGCAAGGGCAGCGTCGACCCGGCCGCCCTCGCGCCCGACCAGGTCGACGACTACGGCCGGATGACCGGCGCCCTGCTGGCCCGCGCCCACTCGCACAGCGCCGACCCCCGCCTCATCGCCGGGTACTGCGGCAAGAACGAGGAACTGGACGACGCCGTGGCCGACTTCGCCACCGCCTACGCCGACCTCACCGAGTCCGACCACGCGCGCCTGATGGAGGCGGTGCGCTCCGGGCGGATCGCGGCCGAGACCGGGGTGTGAGCGGGGATGCGGAGACGAGTGCCGTCGCCGGGCCGGCCGCTGTGCGCGGGAAGAGGGCGTCCGGGGTGCTGAGATGAAGTACGTCGAACTGCGCGGCGGCGGCGGTGAGGAGCCCGTGCTCGCCGATCCGCGTCCCTACCTCGCCCGGCTGCCCGGCATCGCAGCCGGACTGCCGCCCGGTGCCCGTGCCTTCGCCACCGACCCGGCGCACTACGACCCCGAGGCCAAGCGCTGCGTCCGCGACCTGCTGCCGACGCGGGTCCACCGCACGGCCGACGGTGACATCGAGATCCGCTTCCGGCACAACTGCTTCCGGCACGAGGAGGATCTGCTGGTCCGCTACTCCGGGGTCTCCGACTTCCAGTCGGACGTGCTGGACGTGTGCGATCCGGCCTCGCTGGGCGATGTGATCCTGGACGAGATCCTCCCGCTGCCGGGCGGCTGCACGCATGAGGTGGCCTGCCGTCCCGGGCGGCTGGTGGTGGCGTGCCGGGATCTGGTGGCCGAGTGGGTTCCGGCGGCCTGTCCGGAGGTGGGTTCCTAGGCGGGGAAGGCGAGTTGGCGCGGTCGTTCCGCTCCGTCGGGGGAGGCCCTTGTGGGTGTGGCCTAGGCTGGTCGGGTGACGACCCCGGAAGCTGAGCAGACCGAGCAGTCCCAGTCGCCGCGGCCCGAGGAACGGCTGGAAAAGGCCGTCCGGGTCGCCGAGCAGGCGCTGATCGACTTCGAGATCGCCGTGGAGACCTTCCGCGTCGAGGTCGAGAACTTCGCCCGGCTGCACGAACAGCGGCTCGGCCCGCTGTACGCCCGTATCGAGGAGCTGGACGCCTCGATCGCCGAGGCGCGGGCCGCCCGTACCCAGGACCCCGAGGACATCCGGCGCGCGGCCGAGGCCCGCGCCAACCTGTCGCCCATTCCGGGCGTCGAGGAGCTGCTGCACGGCTGGATGGACGGTCAGGGGCTGTTCCCCGAGGCCACCGCGATGCTCACCGACCAGCCGGTGCGGCCGCCGGAGCGGGTGCGGCCCAGCGAGGAGGTCCGCAAGCTCTACCGCGACCTCGCCCGCAAGGCCCACCCCGACCTCGCCCAGGAGGAAGCCGAGCGCGCCCGTCGCGAGGAGTTCATCACCCGGGTCAACGCGGCCTACGCCCGTGGCGACGAGGCCCAGCTGCTGGAACTCGCCGCGGAGTGGGCCGCCGGTCCGGTGCCGCCGGAGCGGAAGCCCAGCCCCAGCGACGAGCTGTACGCCCGCCTGGAGTGGCTCGCCCAGCGCAAGGAACTCCTCACCCTGGTCGCCCGGGAACTGGAGAACGGTGCCATCGCCGGCATGCTCCGCCTCGCCCCGGACGACCCCGACAGCCTCCTCACCGAGATCGCCGACCGGCTGCACGGCGACATCGCCCGCCGGGAGTCCG comes from the Streptomyces seoulensis genome and includes:
- a CDS encoding DUF2252 domain-containing protein; this encodes MTGVAVEPAGVRAVGRVPRLRGFAQWPPAGSAKRQGKALRADVPRAAHQDLVVDEARPDAVAAVEESNAGRLPELTPIRVGRMAASPFAFLRGSAGLMGYDLARTPVTGIGTQLCGDAHAANFGLYGDARGGLVIDLNDFDETVHGPWEWDLKRLAASLVLAGREAGAGEDTCHAAARDAVGAYRRTMRLLAKLPALDAWNAIADEELVSHADAHDLLGTLERVSAKARANTSGRFAARSTEECADGGRRFVDAPPVLRRVPDAEAAAVAASLEPYLSTLGADRHPLLARYAVQDVAFRVVGTGSVGTRSYVVLLLDHRGEPLVLQVKEARPSALAPHLATAGFPVPPAEHEGRRVVLGQKRMQVVSDILLGWTTVDERGFQVRQFRNRKGSVDPAALAPDQVDDYGRMTGALLARAHSHSADPRLIAGYCGKNEELDDAVADFATAYADLTESDHARLMEAVRSGRIAAETGV